The region TGAGGACTCGTTGAAAAGACAGAACAGTGCGATTATGAGCCAGGAAAAAATCTATATTTAAGCCCTGTTGTGTATAAAATCATCAACTATTTTCTGTTTATGATACTATGGCAATAGAAAGACTGATTGATAGCACCCGAAGATTTCTCCTGGAAGCGATAAAAGAGCAGGTTTTTCCTGGATGTGTTCTGGGGTTAAAACTTGGGAGAGAAACAGCGGTAAATCCTCTTGGACGGTTCACCTATGACCGGAACTCGCCGCAGGTGACAGAGCAAACAATTTACGATGTCGCCTCACTGACTAAAGCTATCCCGGTTTCTACCCTTGCACTGAAACTTATCGAGGATGGGATGCTAAACCGGGAAGGTAAGCTGATATCTTTTGTTCCTGAGTTTACCGGCTCTTACCGGGATCTTATCACTATAAACCATCTCCTGACCCATACTCTCGATTTCTCCTTCCGCCTCTCCGATATTAAGGACTCCGGTCCCGAGGGGATTCTTGGTACAATCCTTTCATCTGACTTGCGTTCAAAACCCGGTGAACGGTTCTGCTATGCCAATGCCACAAGCATTCTTCTGGGGCTTGTGCTGGAACGCTGTACAGGTAAAGTGATAGATCTTCTGGCCAGTGAGATCTTTTTTAACCCTCTGGGAATGAACAGCACATTTTTTCATAATGATAAAATCTCCCGAGAAATGATAGCTCCCACTGAGATCGATCCCTGGCGCGGTGGAGTTGTGCAGGGGGAGGTTCACGATGAGAGTGCATGGGTGATGCGGCCCAGGGTGGTAGGATCTGCCGGTCTTTTTTCTACTGTTCCGGATATGCTGAGATTTGTCTCGATGCTCCTTGAGGGGGGTATTCTTGATGGAAGGCGCTATTTCAAACAGGAAACAGTACGTGTGATGTATACAAACCAGCTAAGCACTGAGGCAGGCACAGAGACCGGGTTGGGATGGGAGCTGAATCAGAAAAGTTTCATGGGTGAATTACGGGGCAGACCGGTTTTCGGGAAAACTGGATTTACTGGATGCGCGATTATTGCAGATCCAGAGAAAAATGCCGGAATTGTTCTCCTGTGCAACCATATCTTTCCCAGACGCAGAGAGAACAGGGATCAGATAAACAGAATCCGCATCGGATTGGCAGACATTGTGTTTTCGGGGTTATAGAGGCTTATTACAGGCTCGTTTTTTGAGACTGGGTTGATGGTAAAGAGTATATTAGAGGATTAGTTCTCTATCTGAATTACTGGATAGAGGGCAGAAGACACAGATAATCCAAATACATATAAGAACAAAAGATCTTTTTCTCTATTTAAAATCAGTGTAATCAATTTAATCAGATTAATCAGTGGTAAAAGGAGACTTGTTCATGAGTTCTGATTCCAAATTCGCCAAAAATATCCTTTGTATAGGTGCCGGCTATGTGGGCGGCCCGACGATGGCGGCAATAGCGGCAAAATGTCCTCAGTACAAAGTCACGGTAGTGGATATTAACGAATCGAGAATTGCCGCCTGGAATACAGATCATCTTCCTATTTACGAACCGGGCCTTCTGGATGTAGTCAAGCAGGCCAGGGGGCGTAACCTTTTCTTCTCCACGGATGTGGAGAATGCGATAAAGGAAGCTGAGATAATTTTTGTCTCTGTGAACACACCTACGAAGGATTTTGGTGCGGGAGCCGGGAAAGCCGCAGATCTTCAGTACTGGGAGAAAACCGCACGTGACATCGTAAGGGTATCGACATCGGACAAGATAATAGTGGAGAAGAGCACTCTTCCGGTGCGCACAGCCAAGGCCATGGAACGGATTCTTAATGCAAATGACAAGGGGATTCACTTTGAGGTAGTCTCGAACCCGGAATTTCTGGCTGAGGGAACGGCAGTTGCCGACCTGATGAATCCCGACAGGGTGCTTATCGGTTCGCAATTGACAGAGGCAGGACTGAAAGCATGTGATGCAATAGTGGAGATCTATGCCAACTGGGTCCCTCGCGACAGGATAATTACAACCAATGTCTGGAGCGCAGAACTCTCAAAACTTGTCGCGAATGCCTTTCTGGCGCAGAGAATATCATCTATTAATAGTATTTCGGCACTCTGTGAACGTACCGAGGCCAATGTTTCCGAGGTGGCGAGGGCGATTGGAAAAGACAGCCGTATCGGCCCTCGTTTTCTCAATGCATCAATTGGATTTGGCGGTTCCTGCTTTAAAAAAGATATTCTCAACCTGGTTTATATCTGCGAAAGTTACGGACTCCATGAGGTGGCACGCTACTGGGAGAGTGTGGTACAGATGAACGAGTACCAGAAACGCCGTTTTGTGCAGACAATGATCAGGGTGATGTTCAATACTATTGCGGGTAAAAGAATCGCGCTTTTTGGATTTGCATTCAAAGCTGACACAGGAGATACCCGCGAGTCTCCGGCAATCGATGTAACAAAGCAGTTGGTTGAAGAGAGAGCGAGGGTGGTGATTACGGATCCTCAGGCTTTAGAGAATGCCAAAAAGGACCTTGAGGGTTGTCTATCACATGTGGAGTTTGCGTCTGATCCCTATGCCGCTGCCAGAGGAGCACATGCGATTGCGATCATGACAGAGTGGGAAGAATACAAAAATCTTGACTACAAGAGAATTTACTCGGAAATGGAAAAACCGGCATTTATCTTTGACGGACGCAATATACTGGATCACGAGGCGCTTCACAGGATCGGATTCAATGTCTTTCCGCTCGGGAGATCGGCCTGGAAGCATTTCTGACCACTGATTTACCTGATTGAACTGATTAAGATATCAAAGATTTTCAGTTCAGTTATAGAATAAAGTTTCCCTCCTTGTTTATCAGGGATTTAGATAATGGGAAGAATCTGGTTGTGATTCAGATTCTTCCCATGATTCCAGCTTAGGTGAGTGTAGCTTATCTGACGTGTTTAATCTCTGACTAATTTTCAATTCCATAGAAGATCAGATTCCATTAGTTCCTCTTTTACATAAATTTGCATTTAAGACGTTTTATTTGGAACGGTGTCAGCATTTGTATGGAATCTATAGATCTATAAAGAGGAATATCTCAATATGGCTCCACAGGAAAACAGCCGGGATTTGTATAAAATACAGCATGCTCATGATCGCTTTTTCCGTGAGTCAATGCAGAATATTGATATTGCACGGCAGCTCTCTTTTTTAACATTGCCATCAGATGTTCGAAACCTGATCGATTGGGAAACATTAGAGATTGTAAAAGAGGTCTGGCTTGATGATAATCTCAGAGAACATCGCTCAGATGTTATCTACCGTGTAAAAGCTCTGAGAAATGAACAGTGGGTATATCTGCTCTTTGAACATAAAAGTGCACCGGATAAGAAAATTCATTTCCAGCTATTACGATATATGCTGGAGATACGGGATCAGCATGAGAAGCAAAACAGGACAGGTGGGCTTTCCCCGGAAATAATTCCAATTGTGATATGCCATTGTAACAGACCTTGCAAATTCGACAATAGTATGATGGCAGATACCGCAATTCTAGAGGGAACGGAAGAGGTTATTCCGGATTTTCGCTTTTATATGCTGGATTTATGGTTTTTCAATCCGGAGCAGATAGAGGATAGCCAACTCAAGATGCTTCTATTGGCTCTTAAGTATAGCAGAAGTCCGGAGATTTTAAGTGTTTTGCCACGAATAG is a window of Fibrobacter sp. DNA encoding:
- a CDS encoding UDP-glucose 6-dehydrogenase; this encodes MSSDSKFAKNILCIGAGYVGGPTMAAIAAKCPQYKVTVVDINESRIAAWNTDHLPIYEPGLLDVVKQARGRNLFFSTDVENAIKEAEIIFVSVNTPTKDFGAGAGKAADLQYWEKTARDIVRVSTSDKIIVEKSTLPVRTAKAMERILNANDKGIHFEVVSNPEFLAEGTAVADLMNPDRVLIGSQLTEAGLKACDAIVEIYANWVPRDRIITTNVWSAELSKLVANAFLAQRISSINSISALCERTEANVSEVARAIGKDSRIGPRFLNASIGFGGSCFKKDILNLVYICESYGLHEVARYWESVVQMNEYQKRRFVQTMIRVMFNTIAGKRIALFGFAFKADTGDTRESPAIDVTKQLVEERARVVITDPQALENAKKDLEGCLSHVEFASDPYAAARGAHAIAIMTEWEEYKNLDYKRIYSEMEKPAFIFDGRNILDHEALHRIGFNVFPLGRSAWKHF
- a CDS encoding serine hydrolase encodes the protein MAIERLIDSTRRFLLEAIKEQVFPGCVLGLKLGRETAVNPLGRFTYDRNSPQVTEQTIYDVASLTKAIPVSTLALKLIEDGMLNREGKLISFVPEFTGSYRDLITINHLLTHTLDFSFRLSDIKDSGPEGILGTILSSDLRSKPGERFCYANATSILLGLVLERCTGKVIDLLASEIFFNPLGMNSTFFHNDKISREMIAPTEIDPWRGGVVQGEVHDESAWVMRPRVVGSAGLFSTVPDMLRFVSMLLEGGILDGRRYFKQETVRVMYTNQLSTEAGTETGLGWELNQKSFMGELRGRPVFGKTGFTGCAIIADPEKNAGIVLLCNHIFPRRRENRDQINRIRIGLADIVFSGL
- a CDS encoding Rpn family recombination-promoting nuclease/putative transposase: MAPQENSRDLYKIQHAHDRFFRESMQNIDIARQLSFLTLPSDVRNLIDWETLEIVKEVWLDDNLREHRSDVIYRVKALRNEQWVYLLFEHKSAPDKKIHFQLLRYMLEIRDQHEKQNRTGGLSPEIIPIVICHCNRPCKFDNSMMADTAILEGTEEVIPDFRFYMLDLWFFNPEQIEDSQLKMLLLALKYSRSPEILSVLPRIVRISEKVQSEEYNYLHVVITYLESVISDELMDQFSEVVEREYKHGEAVMK